The DNA segment CATGACCGCCGCGCTGCCGAAGTCCTTGGCGCGCTTGGACAGGCTGTGGCGCTCCAGCGAGATCCGGTCGACCGCGGCTTCCACGCTGGAGTTGAGCAATTCCACGATCAGCACCAGCAGCAGGGTGCCCAGCAGCAGGATGCGCTCGACAATGCCGACCGGCAGCAGCAAGGCGCAGGGCGTCAGGATCACCACCAGTGTCAGCTCCTGGCGAAACGCGCTTTCTTCCAGCACCGCGTAGCGCAGGCCGGACACCGAGTTGATGCCGGCATGCCAGGCCCGCGCCAGGCCGCGGTTGCCCTTGTGGGGGTTCTGCTCAATCGTGTAGTCGCTGTTCGGCGAGTCCGGGGGCGGTGCCGGTGCTGACGTGGCGGTCTGTGGCGCCGGCGGGCGGTGCGGTTCGGACGGTGGGCGATGCGGAGTCGGCATGTTCGGAAGAGGGGCGGGCAGTGGTGCCGGTCGTGCCGTTGGGGGTCGCGCGTACGGCCGGCAGCGGCTGCAGGTGAGTCAGGAACTGCTCGGAGGCGGCGCGCCACGAGAACCGTTCGGCATGGGCGCGAGCGGTGGCGCGGTCAATGCGCAGCGCTTCCAGGCAAGCTTCACGCAAATCTTCGTGCATCACCCCGGCGTCGCTGTGGCCGAGCACATCGATCGGCCCGGTTACCGGATAGGCCGCCACCGGCAGCCCGCTGGCCAGGGCTTCGAGCAGCACCAGCCCGAACGTATCGGTGCGGCTGGGGAATACGAAGACGTCGGCCGAAGCATACACCTTGGCCAGCTCCGGCTGGGTCAGCACGCCCAGGTAGTTAGCCGCCGGATAGCGCGCGCGCAGCGACGCCAGCGCCGGGCCGTCGCCCACCACCCACTTGGAGCCGGGCAGGTCCAGCGCAAGGAAGGCCTCCACGTTTTTTTCCACGGCGACGCGCCCTACGTAGAGAAAGATCGGGTGCGCCGTGTTGAGCACGTTCGCCTGCTGGGCGGTGAAGACATCAAGGTCGACGCCGCGGGTCCACAGCACGCCGTGGGTGATGCCGAACTGATGCAGGTCATGCAGCACCACCGGCGTCGGCGCCATCACGGCGCGCGCCGGGCCGTGGAACCAGCGCAGGAAGCGGTAGGTCCAGGCAAGCGGAATGCCGAAGCGCGCCTGCACGTACTCCGGAAAGCGCGTGTGGTAGGCGGTGGTAAACGGCAACTGCTCGCGGATCGCATAGCGGCGCGCAGCCAGCCCGAGCGGGCCTTCCGTGGCGATATGCAGCGCGTCCGGCGCGAAGGCGCGGATGCGCGCGCGGACCTTGGCGCCGGCGAACAGGGACAGCGCGATCTCCGGATAGGTCGGGCAGGGAATGGTGGTGAATTCCTGCGGCGTGATCAGCTCCACCGTGTGCCCCATCGCGATCAGCTCGCGGCGGGTGGACTTGAGCGTGCGCACCACGCCATTGACCTGCGGCTCCCAGGCATCGGTGACGATCAGGATCTTCATAGCTGCTCCTTGCGGCCAGGCCGCGTGGGTGGCCGGCCTCGGCGAGGCCACGGCCATACCGTGGTACGGATGGCGGCGTGTGAGGCGGGTGCCGCGCTCAAGTCTGGTCAGGCCGTGGCGACGGCGCGGCGCCCGGCCGTGGCCGGCGCATCGAGCAGGGTGGTCCAGTAGACGATCTGCAATTCGCCGTCCTGCGTCTCCACCAGGGCGGAGAGGCTCTCCACCCAGTCGCCGTCGTTGCAGTAGAGCTGGCCGTCGACCTCGCGGATCTCGGCCTTGTGGATATGGCCGCAGATCACGCCATCGCAGCCGCGCCGGCGCGCCTCATCCACCATCGCCTGCTCGAACGAGTTGATGTAGTTGACCGCGTTCTTGACCTGGTGCTTCAGGTATTGCGACAGCGACCAGTAGGGAAAGCCCAGGCGCGCGCGGATGCGGTTGAAGTGCCGGTTGACGGCCAGGATCAGGGTGTAGAGCGAGTCGCCCAGGTAAGCCAGCCAGCGCGCGTGCTGCACCACGCCGTCGAACAGGTCGCCGTGCACCACCCACAGGCGCTTGCCCGCGGCGGTGACGTGGACGGCATCTTCGCGCACCGTGATATCGCCGAAGGCGAGGCCGTCGAACTGGCGCGCCACCTCATCGTGGTTGCCCGGCACGTAGATCACCTCGGTGCCCTTGCGCGCCTTGCGCAGCAGCTTCTGCACCACATCGTTGTGGCTCTGCGGCCAGTACCAGCCGCGGCGCAACTGCCAGCCATCGATGATGTCGCCGACCAGGTAGAGCTGGTCCGATTCATTGTGCTTGAGGAAGTCGAGCAGGTAATCGGCCTGGCAGCCGGCCGTGCCGAGGTGGATGTCGGACAGCCAGATGGCGCGGTAGTGGCGGGTGGGATGGGACGGATGCGGGGGCTGGGTGGTGGCTTCAGGGGGCGGGGCGCTGGCGGGAGAGGTGGCGCAACGCCCGGGAGGCCCTTGCTGCAAGTCGCTGGCCGCTGGCATGAAGGCGGCCAGCGCGGCAGGCAATGACATGGGCCGCGGCAGGGATTGCGACTCGGCGGTGCGGCTGCGCAGCAGTTGCGTGGCCTTGGCCAGATGTCCGCGGGCAGAACGAAGAGCTTGAACCATGGCGGCCTCGGTAGCGACGATGGCTGCATTGGGCCAGCGGCGCATGACGAAGCTGTTAAGGAAACATGAATGTCATATGACTGTTGTGTGGACGGGGGCTTCCAGTCGCTGGCGCCGTCACATCAGGCCGCTGGCGCCACCGCTGATAACTGCGCCAGCGCCCGCAATACAGCCTGCGTAGCCCCCGGATGCCGCAGCAAGCTGACATGCCCGATGCCGCTAAGCGCCACATGATGCGCGCCCTCCATCCAGGAGGTCCCCACCGGCCCGGCAATCGAATCGTGCCAGCTGAAAATCGACACCAGGGCAGCGCGCTGGCGTGATGTTTCGCGCGCTGCCAGCGCGCGCAGCCAGGCGCTGGCGCAGCGCATCTGGCGGGAATTGAAGCCCCTGCCGTAGCGGGCCAGCACACAGCCGTGATGCGGCGTGCCCAGCGTGACAATGCCGCGGCAGGGCGGGGGCTTGCCGCGTCCGGCCAGCGCGGCGCGCGCGGCCAGGCCGCCCATGCTGTGGCAGAGCACCAGCGGCGGCTGGCCGGTGGTGGCGGCGATGCGCGCGATGGCGGCTCGGACTTCTAGGGCGTATTGGTCGATGTCGCCAAACACCGGGTCCAGGTCGATCGCCTCGCAATGGTAGCCGGCCGCCGCCAGGGCGGGCT comes from the Cupriavidus basilensis genome and includes:
- a CDS encoding diacylglycerol kinase, encoding MPTPHRPPSEPHRPPAPQTATSAPAPPPDSPNSDYTIEQNPHKGNRGLARAWHAGINSVSGLRYAVLEESAFRQELTLVVILTPCALLLPVGIVERILLLGTLLLVLIVELLNSSVEAAVDRISLERHSLSKRAKDFGSAAVMLALVLCGGTWLAIAGPIVMDWLRALAA
- a CDS encoding glycosyltransferase family 4 protein, whose product is MKILIVTDAWEPQVNGVVRTLKSTRRELIAMGHTVELITPQEFTTIPCPTYPEIALSLFAGAKVRARIRAFAPDALHIATEGPLGLAARRYAIREQLPFTTAYHTRFPEYVQARFGIPLAWTYRFLRWFHGPARAVMAPTPVVLHDLHQFGITHGVLWTRGVDLDVFTAQQANVLNTAHPIFLYVGRVAVEKNVEAFLALDLPGSKWVVGDGPALASLRARYPAANYLGVLTQPELAKVYASADVFVFPSRTDTFGLVLLEALASGLPVAAYPVTGPIDVLGHSDAGVMHEDLREACLEALRIDRATARAHAERFSWRAASEQFLTHLQPLPAVRATPNGTTGTTARPSSEHADSASPTVRTAPPAGATDRHVSTGTAPGLAEQRLHD
- a CDS encoding UDP-2,3-diacylglucosamine diphosphatase, with the protein product MRRWPNAAIVATEAAMVQALRSARGHLAKATQLLRSRTAESQSLPRPMSLPAALAAFMPAASDLQQGPPGRCATSPASAPPPEATTQPPHPSHPTRHYRAIWLSDIHLGTAGCQADYLLDFLKHNESDQLYLVGDIIDGWQLRRGWYWPQSHNDVVQKLLRKARKGTEVIYVPGNHDEVARQFDGLAFGDITVREDAVHVTAAGKRLWVVHGDLFDGVVQHARWLAYLGDSLYTLILAVNRHFNRIRARLGFPYWSLSQYLKHQVKNAVNYINSFEQAMVDEARRRGCDGVICGHIHKAEIREVDGQLYCNDGDWVESLSALVETQDGELQIVYWTTLLDAPATAGRRAVATA
- a CDS encoding esterase/lipase family protein, producing the protein MNLSAAALRRIAVALQAAVALGCAAELNALHGWPLATGLLAGIGVVLAILGLSVAGAFAFTLCGLGEPEATRPPIPPALQAMRPARLTPWQALACYLREYAAVFRMFNWLQPFCSHRRLRPAKAPGSRPPLLLVHGYGCNHAVWLDMQPALAAAGYHCEAIDLDPVFGDIDQYALEVRAAIARIAATTGQPPLVLCHSMGGLAARAALAGRGKPPPCRGIVTLGTPHHGCVLARYGRGFNSRQMRCASAWLRALAARETSRQRAALVSIFSWHDSIAGPVGTSWMEGAHHVALSGIGHVSLLRHPGATQAVLRALAQLSAVAPAA